TGTACGTGTGTGCCACTGCTCGACCGTACGTCCCGTATTTAAAATTGCAGGGAACTCGGAACTCACCGGTTCAGCCATAGGGAACCAATCTACACATAAAAGATTTGCTTTTTTATCTTTTGTTCTAAATGCTATATCAGATGAGTAAAGTCTTTTAGTTCCAAGCGGACGCTCTTTGTTACATGGCCACTGGATTCCACCGTGTTCTTCTAAAAGCTCATATGTAATACCTGAGTAGTCACAAAGCTGACCTTCACTCAGCTTTTTAAACTCATTGAATGCGTCTATAGGTTTTTCCCATTTTGGAAATAAAAGTTCATTAACGCCTTCAAAATATTTTGAAAATTCGACAATGATGTCAAAATCGCTTTTTGTCTCCCCTATCGGCTCAACCGCTTTATTTGCACGGTTGCATCTACGCTCTGAGTTCGTATAAGTTCCTTCTTTTTCACCCCAAGTCGCGGCTGAGAAGACAACATCCGCTATCTCTGCCGTGTCCGACATAAATGCATCTTGAACGACAAGCAAGTCCAGCTTTTCCAAAGTCTTACGAAGTTTGTTTTGATTTACGAAACTTACAAGAGGATTCGTAGCTACTATCCAAAGAGCTTTAATCTCGCCTCTATCTATTGCATCTATTATCTCTGCATATTTGTATCCTCGCTCACGAGGTACTATCTCATCAGGTACATTAACAATTTTTGCATACTCTTTTATCGCCTCTTCATCTCCAAAGTTGCGATATGCAGGAAGAGAAGATGTAAATCCGCTCTCACGAGTACCCATAGCATTACATTGACCGGTAATTGAAAAAGGTCCTGCACCCTCACGACCTATTTGACCAGTTAGTAGATGCAGATTTATAATCGCACTTACAGTATCAGTCCCCATAAATGATTGGTTTACACCCATAGTCCAAGCAGTTAAAACAGAGTCTTGTGCCCCAAACTGACGTGCCAACTCATAAAGAGTTTTAACATCAATCCCAGTAATGTTTGAAACCTCTTGAGGCGGATAATTCTGAAGATGTTTTTTCAGCTCTTTATAGCCGTTTGTATTTGCTTTTACATAGCCTTCATCTTCCCAGCCCTGCTCCATAATGATGTAAGACAGACCGTTATAAAGTGCCAAATCGGTTCTTGGCTTTATAGGTACGTATGTCGTAGCCATCTGTGAAGTTTTAGATGCTCTTGGGTCTATTACTATTATATTTGGCTTCTTTTTATTTTTTGCGATATGCAGTTTTAAGATAGGATGGTTATCCGCTATATTTGCACCGACTAAAAATATAGTGTCTGCTAGTTCAAAGTCCTCATATGAGCCGACAGGACCGTCACTCCCTAAAGACTGTTTATATCCCGTTACCGCAGATGCCATACATAAAGTTGTATTTCCGTCATAGTTGTTAGTCCCAAGTCCAAGCTGAACAAACTTTCCAAGTGTATAGAACTCCTCTGTTAAAAGCTGTCCCGTAGATATAACACCTACGGCTTTTTCTCCACTCTCTTTGGCGATGCGTTTAAACTCATTTGATACTTTTTTAAAAACCTCATCCCAGCTTGCATCTACTAAGTTGCCGTCTTTTTTAATAAGCGGAGTCGTAACTCTCTCTTTAGAGTTTATTAACTGATGTTCACTAAGACCTTTTGGACAAAGCGTACCTTTGTTTACGAAGTGTTTTGGATTTCCTTTTGTATATACGGCTCTGCCGTCTTTTACACCGATGTAAAGTCCGCATCCTACTCCACAATATCCGCAAGTAGAGAACACCCATTTATCAGGCTTTTTCTCATCACTTATTTTTCCAAATACCGGATCGTCTGAGAGTTTATACTTTTGCTCTTTTATGTCTAAACCTAAAAAATCTTTTATTTTATTTATCATCTTATTAACCTCTTTGTTTTGCCGTGAAAAAATTGCCTGCCATACCTAGCGGCACTACAGTTGAATAAAATAAAAATCTGTCGCTTAACTCACTTGCTATTATCAATAAAAGTGAAAGTATCATTGCAATAGATGCAATACCAAAAGAAGACGAGCTTAAAAATACTATTGCGAGTAGTGGAAGCAATACTCCCCCTAAAACTATAGATACAAAACGAAACACTTTTATGTTATTAAAGTTCTCATCATAAAGCCTTGCACTTCTTGATAACTGATAAGTGTTTTCAGTGCTGCTTTTTAGAGTACGCATATCTTCATATGTAAAAAACACCTGAGCCAGTGCACCTAGCATTGCCAGTGAAATTAAAGGGAGTGTAATCTCTAGTATTCCAAAAACCAAGGCTATAAAACCAAGCAAACTTACACCGATATACGCAACTCCGAAAAACTTCATATTTGTAGTTATTCTATCCCATGAAGGACGAGCTTTGATGCGATAAATCATACTTTGAGCGTAGATTCCGTACACTCCAACTACAAAAGTCAGTAACTCTATAATAAGCCTTGTACCTTGCGATACCTCTAAAAAATATAAGGCCGTAACTACACTCATCAATGCCGTAAAAATACCTAGAGCCAAAGCCTCACGTGATAACCATGAGGTTTTTATGTTTTTCATTGCAGTCAGTGCCAAAATAGGACGTCCAAGGTGTAAAGCTGAGAGTGGAAGCCCTACTGCAGCAGGTAACAATACTAATAAAGCCATAATCCAATTTGGCGATTCAAAACCGAATATACTCATAACATCACCCAAAAACAGTGCTAAAAAACCACCTAGTGATATTTGCGTTAAAACCGTCATAAATACAAGAGGCAGTTCCGAATGAGCAGGTTTTAGTATATGCTCATCCATCTCTTTTATATCTTGTGGTAGCTTATCAGGCAGTGTATATCTTGTAGTAGAGTTTGTTATAGATGCATCTGGTAAAAACGGCATATCTGCTTGTTTTTTCATATCTTCATCTAACCACTTCTTTACATTTACTACTTCTATCTCTATTGCACCCGATGGACAAGCCTGCACACAAGCAGGAGTCTGACCAACATCTAACCTTTCATGGCACATGTGACACTTGGTTACTATATTTCTCTCTTCATGAAAAGTAGGAACACCGTATGGACAGTTCCAAGTACAATACTGACACCCTATACAAGTCTCATCTTCATGAACTACTATTCCCGTTTTGTCTATCTTTATATATGAGTTTGTAGGACAGCCTTTTAAACACTCGGGATCGATGCAGTGGTTACAACTCATAGAGTTAAATATTTGGGTAAATACAGGGAATTCTCCGCCTTCCATCTCACCTACTCTTCTCCATTTTATATCTGAGGGATTATTGTTTTGTTCATTACAAGCCACCTCACAACAACGACAACCGACACATGCAGTTGCATCAAAGTGAAAACGGTATTGCTCACCATCTTGAAGTTTTGGAATATCAATAGAGTAGTTACCGCACTGCATGCCAGTACCTGCCTTGTACTCTATAAAACTCTCTAATGGTGTTTGATTATTCTCTTTCATAAATATTCCGTTTTATTAATGTATGGAAAAATCTTAGCACTAAATTAATGTAGAATTAATATTTTATTGTATAAATTTTATACAATATTATGTTTAATTAGTACTTATATGGTTGTATAATTTTCCAATCTAAACATACTTAATGTAAAGTTAAGTTAAAAGGAAAATTATGGCAGGATTAAAAGACTTAAAAGGACAAGGACATGCACCGACACTGTTCATGGCCTTTTTATATTTTGATATGAGTTTTATGGTTTGGACGATGCTTGGTCCATTAAGTACGGAGATAGCTGAAGCCCTTGCACTTAGCGGACATATAATGAGTGCAGGTGAAAAAGCGACACTTCTTTCGCTTCCTATTCTTTCAGGTGCACTCTTACGTATATTATTGGGATTTGGTGTAGATAAGCTTGGAGCAAAACTTACGGCTATGATGGCTCAATCTGTTGTAATCGCAGCACTGCTTACTGCATATTTACAAGGTAACACTATTACATATAATACGCTTTTACTTGTAGCGCTCGGTTTAGGTTTTGCGGGAGCTTCATTCGCGGTAGCACTTCCACAAGCAGGTCAATGGTATCCGCCTAAACTTCAAGGCGTTGTTTTAGGAATTGCAGGTGCGGGAAATATAGGTGTTGTAATTGACTTTTTATTTGCGCCAAAAATTGCTGAGCTTTGGGGATGGGAATCTGTATTTGGCGTAGGTGCCGCTATGTCAATCGCTGTATTTATAGCTTATGGATTTTTAGCTAAAAACGCTCCTGAATCAGTGTATAAAGCTAATCCTAAAAAAGTCAAAGACTATATAAAACTTTTAAAAGATAAAGACACATGGTGGTTTAATCTTTTTTATGCAGTTAGTTTTGGTGGATTTGTAGGTTTTGCAGGATATATGAAAGTGTATCTTATGAATACATATCAAGCAGATATGAGTGCATTTGGTTTAGATGTTTTAAATGAAAGCAATGTAAAAGTAATAGCTGGTTATTTTGGAGCACTGTGTATATTTGCAGGTGCGGTTCTTCGTCCGGTTGGTGGAGCTGTTGCAGATAAACTAGGCGGAGTAAAATCTTTATATATGTTCTTTGGAACGGTAACACTTTTAGCTATCTTAAATGCTACTATGACTCTTCCTTTTGGTGTTGCTATATTTGTACTGTTTTTAATTATGGCAAATTTAGGTATGGCAAACGGTGCAGTTTTTCAACTTGTACCTCAAAGATTCGGTAAAGACATAGGGATAATGACAGGTATTATTGGTGCAGCAGGCGGTCTTGGCGGTACAGCCCTTATTAAAACTTTAGGCTGGAGTAAGGGTGCGTTTGACGGTTACTCTGCAGGATTTATGATATTTGCTACGGTTGTTTTAATCGCACTTATGGGAATCTCATTAGTTAAAACTAGATGGCGTACTACTTGGGGTGTAGCAGCAGGAGGTAGAATATAACTAAACAAATTCCTTTGTATTTAAGATTAGTAATATATAATTCAAACATTTAAAAATACGGAGTGTTAATGAATCCAAAAATTATTTTATATTTACTAATTTTATTTATAACATCATCAATATATGCACAAAGTGCAGTTGTATTGATGTATCATCGTTTTGGGGAAGATAGATACCCCTCTACAAATATAGGTATGGAACAATTTAAGTTTCAACTAGACTATCTTGAAAAAAACTCTTACAATGTTTGGCATCTCTCAAAAATAGTAAGATATATACAAGACAAAAAGACACTTCCCCCAAAGACTGTGGCTCTTACTATAGATGATGCCTATCTTAGTGTTTTTACAAAAGCATATCCACTTTTAAAATCAAAGAACTTTCCATTTACGGTTATGGTAAACACGGACCAAGTAGATAAAAATTTCAGTAGCTATATGTCATGGAATCAACTACGTAAACTTAAGCAAAACGGTGTAGAATTTGCAAACCATTCGTGTAGTCATGATTCTTTTATACCTATAAAAAATGAAACAAAAAAAGATTGGAAAAAAAGAATAACAAACGAGATACAAAAAGCTCAGAGAAGAATAAATAAAGAATTAGGATATGATGTAAATACAAACCCAAAACTACTATCCTATCCGTATGGTGAGTATAATTTAGAAACTGCAAAGCTCGCCAAAAAACTCGGTTACGTTAGTATCACACAAACATCAGGTCCAATAAGTATAGATTCTGATTTAAATCTTATAAACAGATTTCCAATGTCGGAACAACTTCCAAATAACGACAGCTTTATCGTAAAACTAAACTCTCTAGCATTACCTATTGAATCTGCTACTCCGCAGGAGCCCATTTTACAAGAAAAAAATCCACCTATACTTCGTATAAAACTAAAACAGCCACTAAAAAATATAGCTTGTTATCTATCTAACGGAGATAAAATAGACTTTAAATATATATCTGAAACAGAACTTGAAGTACAATCAAACAATCCTATAAAATCACCTAGGGGAAAATACACTTGTACTGCACCTGCAAAAGACGGCAGATGGTATTGGTATAGTCATTTATGGATTGTAAATGACTAAACTATTTTAGAGATTTTTACAGCTGAATGATTATAATCCGGCTGTAAAGATTCTCTATCTAATATATCGTTAGTAAGATAGTTTATTTCACGATTACTTATCGGTATAAAGATAGTTTTTTCTCTTATAGCGTCTGTTACGTAAGCTTTTGTTAAAATCTCACCTCTGCTGGATGCAACTTTTATTTTCTCACCATGTTTGATTTGTAATTCATCGGCATCTTTTGTGTTTATTTCACAAAAGTTCAACTCTTTATATTGAAGCAGTGTCCTTGGCAAGTTTGTTTTTGTTCCACTGTGCCACTGATCTCTCGTGCGTCCTGTTATTAGGGTAAACGGATATTTTATAGAAGTTTTTTCACTTAAAAGTTTATTCTCTACAAAAAACAGATTACCTTTTTTATCTTCAGTTAGAAACTCTTTTATATTTTCACCCCAAATAAAAGGCTTGTGTGAGAGTTCATCATATGAAGCTTCACTTATATCCATATAATCATTTAATTTCGTCATCTCTTGATACTCTTCAAATATCTCTTTAGTATTTTTAAAATTAAACTCTTCCTTATATCCAAGCTTTTGTGCAAGCAGTTGAAATATCTCCCAATCCGGCTTACACTCGATTGACGTACGTGTAAGCTTTTCCTGCTTTGTAATTGTTCTGTCAAGATTCGTCTGAGTACCCTCTTTTTCTCCCCAAGGAGCAGCAGGAAGCCTAATGTGTGCGAACTTAGCCGTTTCAGAGTTATCATACGCATTTATCTCAACTACCATTGGTATTTTTTTTATAAGCTCTTCAACCCTGTTTCTGTTTGGAAGATGATATACGGGATCCGTATGGCAAATTATTAAAACATCCAGTTTTGCATCTAGCATCTGAGTAGCTGTAAGCCCCGGTTTATTATCTATATTATCCGTATTCCAAAACTTCGATACTTTTTCTATGCTCTCTTTATCAAAGCCAAGATGCACGGCAAGAGAAGTTGAGAGACCTCCTACTTCCCTGCCACCCATGGCATTTGGCTGACCAGTTAAACTCAAAGGACCGTTACCGGCTTTAAATATCTTTCCTGTTAACAGATGCGTATTTATAAGTGCCGTGTTCTTATCCACACCCTGAGAAGACTGGTTTAAACCCATTGTCCATGCGGAGATTATATTTTCACTATTTATATAAAGTTCAAAAAACTCGTCAAACTCCTCTTTTGTAAGACCTGTTCTTTTTAGCATCTTTGTAACAGGGGCTCTTTTAAACTTATTTTTAAGAAGTTCAAAATTATTTACATGTTTATCTACAAACTCTTTATTATATAGATCTTCATCGATTAATCTTTTAGATATCAAGTTAAAGAAATCAATATCACTTCCAACTTTAATAGAGAGATGTATATCTGCTATTTTTGCAGTATCCGTCTCTCTAGGATCAATTACAACTACTTTAAGTCCGTATTTTTTGGCTTTTTTTATTTGGTTGTGAAATACTACATGTGCCTCAGCGGTATTTGCGCCTGCTAAGATTAAAAGATTTGATTTAAATATATCATCCATTCTTAGAGGAACGAAATCGGCACCCAAGGATTTTTTATACCCGACAATTGCACTCGACATACATGTACGTGAATTTGTATCTACGTTGTTTGTACCTATGAAACCTTTTCCAAGTTTATTTGCTACGTAATAATCTTCTGTTAAAAGCTGTCCTGAGAGATAAAAACCTATTTTATCTTTTTTAGTATTTTTTATCTTGTTAGCTATTAATGATATAGATTCTTCCCAAGTGGAAACTTTATACTCTTCATCTATACTATCTCTAATGTGCGGTCTTAATAATCTTGTCGAGGTATCTATACTTATAAGTTCAGATATACCTTTTGAACAAAGCCTTCCTTCGTTAATAGGATAAGCAACATCGCCGATAAGATTATCTTTATCAAATTCTAAACCGCATCCAACACCGCAGTATCCGCAAACTGATCTAATCATTAATTTAACTCCTAACTAATATAAGCAGTATAATACAATATTTTTTAATGTAAAGTTAAGTTTATATTGTATAAATATTATACAATCTTTAGTATATTTTAGTATCATCATTCTGTTATACTTCTCTACATAAAACATACTCATGTAAATTTAAGGAGAGAATATGTTAAAGAAAATAGTTGGAATAGGTTTAGGTTTATCGTTAGTTGCCACTTCTTTGTTGGCCGAAGTAGAAAAGAAAAAACTCACTATCGGTTTTATCGCACTGACAGATTGTGCACCGATTGTTA
The genomic region above belongs to Sulfurimonas lithotrophica and contains:
- a CDS encoding polysaccharide deacetylase family protein encodes the protein MNPKIILYLLILFITSSIYAQSAVVLMYHRFGEDRYPSTNIGMEQFKFQLDYLEKNSYNVWHLSKIVRYIQDKKTLPPKTVALTIDDAYLSVFTKAYPLLKSKNFPFTVMVNTDQVDKNFSSYMSWNQLRKLKQNGVEFANHSCSHDSFIPIKNETKKDWKKRITNEIQKAQRRINKELGYDVNTNPKLLSYPYGEYNLETAKLAKKLGYVSITQTSGPISIDSDLNLINRFPMSEQLPNNDSFIVKLNSLALPIESATPQEPILQEKNPPILRIKLKQPLKNIACYLSNGDKIDFKYISETELEVQSNNPIKSPRGKYTCTAPAKDGRWYWYSHLWIVND
- a CDS encoding DmsC/YnfH family molybdoenzyme membrane anchor subunit translates to MKENNQTPLESFIEYKAGTGMQCGNYSIDIPKLQDGEQYRFHFDATACVGCRCCEVACNEQNNNPSDIKWRRVGEMEGGEFPVFTQIFNSMSCNHCIDPECLKGCPTNSYIKIDKTGIVVHEDETCIGCQYCTWNCPYGVPTFHEERNIVTKCHMCHERLDVGQTPACVQACPSGAIEIEVVNVKKWLDEDMKKQADMPFLPDASITNSTTRYTLPDKLPQDIKEMDEHILKPAHSELPLVFMTVLTQISLGGFLALFLGDVMSIFGFESPNWIMALLVLLPAAVGLPLSALHLGRPILALTAMKNIKTSWLSREALALGIFTALMSVVTALYFLEVSQGTRLIIELLTFVVGVYGIYAQSMIYRIKARPSWDRITTNMKFFGVAYIGVSLLGFIALVFGILEITLPLISLAMLGALAQVFFTYEDMRTLKSSTENTYQLSRSARLYDENFNNIKVFRFVSIVLGGVLLPLLAIVFLSSSSFGIASIAMILSLLLIIASELSDRFLFYSTVVPLGMAGNFFTAKQRG
- a CDS encoding molybdopterin oxidoreductase family protein, with the translated sequence MIRSVCGYCGVGCGLEFDKDNLIGDVAYPINEGRLCSKGISELISIDTSTRLLRPHIRDSIDEEYKVSTWEESISLIANKIKNTKKDKIGFYLSGQLLTEDYYVANKLGKGFIGTNNVDTNSRTCMSSAIVGYKKSLGADFVPLRMDDIFKSNLLILAGANTAEAHVVFHNQIKKAKKYGLKVVVIDPRETDTAKIADIHLSIKVGSDIDFFNLISKRLIDEDLYNKEFVDKHVNNFELLKNKFKRAPVTKMLKRTGLTKEEFDEFFELYINSENIISAWTMGLNQSSQGVDKNTALINTHLLTGKIFKAGNGPLSLTGQPNAMGGREVGGLSTSLAVHLGFDKESIEKVSKFWNTDNIDNKPGLTATQMLDAKLDVLIICHTDPVYHLPNRNRVEELIKKIPMVVEINAYDNSETAKFAHIRLPAAPWGEKEGTQTNLDRTITKQEKLTRTSIECKPDWEIFQLLAQKLGYKEEFNFKNTKEIFEEYQEMTKLNDYMDISEASYDELSHKPFIWGENIKEFLTEDKKGNLFFVENKLLSEKTSIKYPFTLITGRTRDQWHSGTKTNLPRTLLQYKELNFCEINTKDADELQIKHGEKIKVASSRGEILTKAYVTDAIREKTIFIPISNREINYLTNDILDRESLQPDYNHSAVKISKIV
- a CDS encoding MFS transporter → MAGLKDLKGQGHAPTLFMAFLYFDMSFMVWTMLGPLSTEIAEALALSGHIMSAGEKATLLSLPILSGALLRILLGFGVDKLGAKLTAMMAQSVVIAALLTAYLQGNTITYNTLLLVALGLGFAGASFAVALPQAGQWYPPKLQGVVLGIAGAGNIGVVIDFLFAPKIAELWGWESVFGVGAAMSIAVFIAYGFLAKNAPESVYKANPKKVKDYIKLLKDKDTWWFNLFYAVSFGGFVGFAGYMKVYLMNTYQADMSAFGLDVLNESNVKVIAGYFGALCIFAGAVLRPVGGAVADKLGGVKSLYMFFGTVTLLAILNATMTLPFGVAIFVLFLIMANLGMANGAVFQLVPQRFGKDIGIMTGIIGAAGGLGGTALIKTLGWSKGAFDGYSAGFMIFATVVLIALMGISLVKTRWRTTWGVAAGGRI
- a CDS encoding molybdopterin oxidoreductase family protein, which encodes MINKIKDFLGLDIKEQKYKLSDDPVFGKISDEKKPDKWVFSTCGYCGVGCGLYIGVKDGRAVYTKGNPKHFVNKGTLCPKGLSEHQLINSKERVTTPLIKKDGNLVDASWDEVFKKVSNEFKRIAKESGEKAVGVISTGQLLTEEFYTLGKFVQLGLGTNNYDGNTTLCMASAVTGYKQSLGSDGPVGSYEDFELADTIFLVGANIADNHPILKLHIAKNKKKPNIIVIDPRASKTSQMATTYVPIKPRTDLALYNGLSYIIMEQGWEDEGYVKANTNGYKELKKHLQNYPPQEVSNITGIDVKTLYELARQFGAQDSVLTAWTMGVNQSFMGTDTVSAIINLHLLTGQIGREGAGPFSITGQCNAMGTRESGFTSSLPAYRNFGDEEAIKEYAKIVNVPDEIVPRERGYKYAEIIDAIDRGEIKALWIVATNPLVSFVNQNKLRKTLEKLDLLVVQDAFMSDTAEIADVVFSAATWGEKEGTYTNSERRCNRANKAVEPIGETKSDFDIIVEFSKYFEGVNELLFPKWEKPIDAFNEFKKLSEGQLCDYSGITYELLEEHGGIQWPCNKERPLGTKRLYSSDIAFRTKDKKANLLCVDWFPMAEPVSSEFPAILNTGRTVEQWHTRTKTRSIDILNNLAPEGWVDINPSDAKVLKVKSGERITISSARGKVEDVIVRVTQSVASGSIFVPFHFNTQLVNTLTNESFCPKSGEPNFKQTAIQLHSDEVPEGLEFQETQISGNIEHIKTSYEGIALKEKAGELK